The Polyangium mundeleinium genome contains the following window.
CTCGAAGCCGTGGTGGCGAAGCTCCGCGCGACGGGCGTGGAGGTCGGGCGCGAGGGCGACTGCGTGCGCATCCGCCGCGACCCCGACCGGCCGCTGCGCGCGGTGGACGTGGTGACCGCGCCGCATCCCGGCTTCCCGACGGACATGCAAGCGCAGTTCATGGTGCTGATGTGCCTGGCGCGCGGGACGTCGCGGATCGTCGAGACGATCTTCGAGAACCGGTTCATGCACGTGCCGGAGCTGCGCCGCATGGGCGCGGAGATCGACACGGACGGGCACACGGCGCACGTGCACGGCGGTCGCCCGCTCTCGGGCGCGAAGGTCATGGCCACGGATCTTCGCGCGAGCGCGTCGCTCGTCATCGCGGGGCTGCTCGCGACGGAGGGCGAGACCGAGGTCTTGCGCGTCTACCACCTCGATCGCGGCTACGAATACATGGAGCGCAAGCTCGCGACGCTTGGCGCGGATACGGTGCGGATCAAGGGGCAGCCGGGGTGAACGAGGGTCCGCTCTCGATCGCCGTCCCGAAAGGCCGCATTCTCAAGGCGCTCGCGCCCCTGTTTTCCCGGGCGGGCCTCGACGTGGGCCCGCTGCTCGCCGACGACCGGCGGCTCGTGCGTGACGACGCCGCCGGCCGCCTGCGCTACGTGTTCCTCAAGCCCGACGACGTGCCGACGTACGTGGAGTACGGCGCGGTGGACCTCGGCATCGCCGGGCGGGATACGTTGCTCGAAAAAAAGGCGGACCTCTACACGCCGCTCGACCTCGGAATCGGCCGATGCCGCCTCGCGGTGGCGGGGCCGCGGGGCAAACCGGCGCCGGACGTGCCGCGCGTGGCCACGAAATACCCGCGTATCGCTGCGGATTTTTTCGCCAAAAAGGGGATTCAGGCCGAGGTGATCCCCGTCTCCGGCTCGGTGGAGCTCGCGCCGCTCGTGGGTTTGTCGGACCTGATCGTCGACGTGGTCGAGACGGGGAAAACCCTCGAAGAGAATGACCTCGAAGTGATCGAGACGGTCGCCGAGGTGAGCACGATGCTCATCGCGAACCGCGCCGCGTACAAGCTCCGCGCGGCGGAGATCCGGCCGCTTTGTGAGGCCCTCGGCAAGGCCGTGGCGGAGGCTGCCTCTCCCTGATCCGGCGTTGACCTCGCTCTCGAAGCCGGCCTACGATATCGTAGAAAGCGAGGAATCCATCATGAACATGCGCGGAACGATGCGCGTCGCGGCGCTCGGGCTGCTCGCGGGCGGAATGGTGTTCGCCTGCGGAGACGGCGGGAGCACGACCTCCACGGGCACGAACGCGGGCGGCTCCGGGGGCGCGGGCGGCGCTACAGGCGGCGGCGGGACGGGCGGAGATGCGGGGTCGGGCGGCGACGTGTTCACGGACGCCGGATGCCCGACGGCGCAAATCTGCGGCGACGCGTGCTGCCCCACGGGCGAGACCTGCGCGCTCGGGACGACGTGCGCCCGCGAGCAGCCGCCTTGCACGACGAACGACGATTGCTTGTTCGATAGCTACTGCCACGAGGGGAAATGCGTCCCCTATGGCATTCCCGGCGCGCAGGAGAACGATCCGAGCTGCACGAGCCCCGTGGAAATCGGCGCCATCGTGCCGTCCGAGCAATGCCGCTGGACCGGGCCGCCCGACGGCGACGCGCATCCGAACAACTTTCAGGTGATGGCCACGCCCGTCGTCGTCGATTTCGATTTCGACAGCGACCCGAACACGCTCTCGCCCTCCATCGTCTTCACCTCGTTCCCCACGGCGGGCAGCTACACGAACCCCGGCGTCCTGCGCGTCATCAGCGGGAAGGATTGCTCGCAACAATTCAGCTTCGACGCCGCGGCGGACGCGACCATGTCGCCCGCGTCGGTGGCCGTCGGTGACCTCGACGGCGATGGCCGGGCGGAAATCGTCGCGGCGCGCCACGGCGGCGGCGTCCTTGCGTTCCGCTTCGATCCCGCGACGAATACGTTCGCCCAGCTCTGGCGCTCCGGCACGTGCCCCGGAGGCTCCGGCCCGCCGACCACGTTCGACACGACGGGCGGCGCGGACAAATGGAGCGGGCCTTCGATTCACGACCTCGACGACGACGGCAAACCCGAGATCCTCTACGGCGCCACGGTCTACCGCGCCGATGGCTGCATGGCGTCGAACAGCCTCGGCTTCCCTGCCTACAGCAAGGGCCTCGTGCCCGTCGTCGCCGATGTCGACGAGGATGGGAAGATGGAGCTCGTGCTCGGCAATGGCATCTATCAATGGGATGCCGCGGCCGGCGATTGGGTCGTGGAGGCTTATTTCGCGCCCGGCGGCCTCGCCGCGGGTCAGGTGGCCGTGGCCGAGCTCGGCAACTTCCCGCTGGAGGCGTTCGGCGGACAGGATCGCGCGGAGGTCGTGGTCGTGTCGGGCGGGAGCATTCGCGTGCAGACGCTCACCGGCACCGTGGTCTTCGGGCCCGTCACGATCCCGGGCGGCGGCACGGGCGGTCCCCCCACGATCGCCGATTTCGACGGGGATGGCCGGCGCGAATTCGCGAGCGCGGGCGGGACGCAGTACGTCGTCTTCGATTTCGACTGCCTCGCGGGCGGCGACCCCGCGAAATGCGGCGGGCAAGCGCCGGGCACGGGCATCCTCTGGAGCCAGCCTTCGAAGGACGCGAGCTCCAACGTGACCGGGTCGAGCGTCTTCGACTTCGATTACGACGGCAAGGCCGAGGCGGTCTACGCCGACGAATGTTTCCTCCGCGTCTACGACGGGACGACGGGCGCCGTCATTTACAGCGTCGCGCGTTCGTCGGGGACGACCTACGAGAACCCCGTGATCGTGGACGTGGACGGGGATTACCACACGGAGATCGTCACGGCCGTGAACAACTACGCGGGCAACCTCGGCTGCCCCGCCACGGATCCGCTCTTCCCGAACGCGACGTTCAGCCAGAACCACGGCATTCTGGTCCTGCGCGACGAGCAGGAGCGCTGGGCGGCCTCGCGGCCGGTGTGGAATCAGCACGCGTACGCCGTCACGCACGTCGGCGATCACGGCGAGATCCCCAAGACGTCGAGCGTGGCGATCAACTGGAAGGCGCCGGAGCTCAACAATTTCCGCCAGAACGTGCAGGGCGACCTCGAAGCGCTCGGGCAGCCCGATCTCACGGCGGGCGGGGACGTGGGCGCCGTGAAATGCGTGGGGACCCTCGCGACGATCGAGGCCCGGGTATGCAACCGCGGCACGCTCCCGATGGTGAGCGGCACCGAGGTCACGTTTTATGACGGCTCGGCGATGGGGCCCGCGCTCTGCACGGCCGCGATCCCGGTCGCGCTCGGCGTGAAGGAGTGCACGATCGTGAGTTGCCAGGCGGATCTCGGCGGCAAGAAGCTCGACATCTACGTCCGCGTCGACCCGCAGACGCAGACGCTCGAGTGCCACGAGAAGAACAACGACGCCCTTTATACCGGCGTCGAGTGCGGCGCCGTGCCGAACTGACGCCCTCCCTTCGTGCTCCCATGTATCATCCCTCCCTGGAGGTGATGATGCACGCCCCGCGCTTTTCCTCGATAAAGAGCCCCCTCGCCGCCCTCGGCGTTCTCCTCGCGACGCTCGGCGCCGCAAAGACCGCCTCGGCCACGGGCATGCAGGGCCATATCTACATGGCCCAGTGCGCCGCCGAGCAGGTCACGGAGCCGCGGCTCCGCGCCGTCTTCGATGCCCACCTGAACGACCTCTCGAACGGCGCATTTTTCCCCGACTCCGGCTACACCGCCGAGGACCACGATCAAGGCGAAATCCCGCACTGGGAGCAATACGTGCAAGGATACGTCGAGCTGATCCGCGCGCGGTACGGGGACAAGCCGCTCGACAACCCGGAAGCCGCGGTGCACGTGGCGTTCTTGATGGGGCTCGCGGCGCATGGGATCACGGATTCGACGTTTGATTCGCTGCTCTACGAGCGCGCGGACCAGGTCGACCCGGGCGACATGGATACCTTCGACATGGCGATGGACATCTTCCTCGTCCACGACCATCCGCGGTATTACCTGCCCGAGGTCGCCGTCGACGCGAAGACACAAAGCGAGATCTTCGAGCAGAAGATCGCCCATCCCGTGACGCCCGAGGCGATCCAGAAGGCCATGTCGACGGCCAGGTCCGGCATCTTCTTGGTGGCGAACTACCTGTACATCGGCGCCGACGAGTACGGGGAGAGGTTCCCCTGGGCCCGGCAAAGCCTGCGTGATCCGCGGACGCCCGGCGGATATCCGTTCGGCGCCCGGGTCACGATGGGGTATTACCGCGAGATCCTCCGCCGCCTCGACGGCGATCCCTCGGCCGACGCCGTGGTCATCGGCCAATACCCGGACGAGGCTTATCCGCTCGCGACGCTCGAGAACACGCGGCCCGACGGGAACATCGTGTTGTTCTTCGGCGAGGGAATGGACCGGGCCACGATCGACGACGCGGTCGTGACCGTGCGCGACGGCGCAGGGGCCGTGGTTCCCACGACGGTCAGCGTGTATCGCGGCGACCAGTGGGCGAACGTGCTGCGCATTGCGGCGCAGCAGCCCTGGCAGCCGTCGACGAAATACACGGCGACCTTGCACAAGTCGATCAAGACGCTCGCCGGCGTCTCGCCGACCGAGGATCACGTCTTTTCGTTCACGACCTGCACGCCGGCGTCCCCGGGCGGCGATTGCCCGGTGCAGGTCGGGCCGCCGCCCGCCTCGTCCTGCCCGAAGCTCGACGCGGGGTATACGATGCGGCCCGAGGAGATGCCGCCGGAGGAGGAGGAGCCGCCTCCGCCGACGAACGTGGATCCCGTCACGCAGGACGAGAGCAGCTGTACGGCCGCGCCGGCCCGCCGCGAGGCGAGCGCCGGGTCGCTTCTTGCGCTCGCCGGCGCATGCATGGCGCTCGTCGCACGGCGGCGCGGCCGTCGTCCCTGATCAGCCGCACATCCCGTTCGGCAAGCACCGCTCGCCCACGCCGCATGCCGTGCCGCCGCAGGTGCACTGCCCGTTGCCCCCGCACGTGCCCGCCGTTCCGGCATTACAATCGGCGTCCGCGTCGCAGCGGCACGTGGGCGCCTGCGGGATCATGCCGCCGCAGACGAAGCCGGTCGGGCACGCGCGGCCACAAGCGCCGCAGTTCGCGGCGTCCGTGTAGGGATTCACGCAGGCCGCGGGGCTCTGGCAGCAGAGCATGTTCGCGGCGCACGCGGCGCCGCCGTTGCACGTGCATGCATTGCCCATGCACACCTCGCCGGCCGCGCAGGTCGTCCCATTGCAGCTACAGAGCCCCGCCTGGGGGGAGGGGCAGCTGCCGCCTCCGCCGCACTCGTTGTTCGTGCTGCAGCCGCAGAACTTCTGCTGGAGGGGGCCGCGGTCGCAGTCGAGACCGCCGCTGCAATCGTTGCCGCAGCCGCCGCAGTTGGCGTCGTCTTGCTGGGCGTTCCGCTCGCAGCCGTTGTCGTTGCCCAACGCGGGCATCGTGCAGTTCGCGAACCCGAGATCACACGTCGAATCGCAGACGCCGGCCGTGCAGCTCTTCGAGGCGACGTTCGTCCCGGAGCACGCGCGGCCGCAGACGCCGCAATGGTCGATGTTCGTCGCCGTGTTCGTCTCGCAGCCGTCCGAGGGATCGTTGTTGCAATCGCCCGTCCCCGCCGCGCAGCCGAGCGTGCACATCCCGTTCGTGCATGTCGCCAGCGGGCCGCCGGGACAGACGTTGTTGCACGCGCCGCAGTTCATCGGGTCGTTCTGGAGGTTCAGCTCGCAGCCCGTGGCGTCCATCATGTCGCAATCGCCGAAGCCGTTTTCGCACGCGCCGAGCGTGCACGTGCCCATGTCGCACGTCTCGGCCGCGTTCGCGAAGTCGCACGTGTCGCCGCAGAAGTTGCAATCGAGCAGCGTGCCGAGCGCGGTCTCGCAGCCGTCGCTCGTGTTCATGTTGCAATCGGCCGTCCCCGGTTCGCAGGGGTTCGGCTCGCACTTGCCCTCGACGCAGGACTCGAAGACGGTGCAGGCCGAGTCACAGCCGCCGCAATGCAGCGGATCCGCCTGGGTGTTCGCCTCGCAGCCGGTCTGCGCCATCATGTCGCAATCGGCGAACCCCGGCGTGCACGGGCCGAGCCCGCACTGGCCCGCCTCGCACGTCGCCGTCGCGTTCGCCGCCATGCAGGCCGTGCCGCACCCGCCGCAGTTGCTCGGGTCGGTGGCCGTGTTCGACTCGCACCCGCTCGTCGCGAGGCCGTCGCAATCGGAGAACCCCGCCTCGCACGTGCCCACGGCGCAGGCGCCGTCGACACACACGGCCGTCGCATTCGCGACGTTGCAGGGGCTGCACCCCGCGCCGCAGCCGAAGGCCGGATCGTCGGCGGCGACGCACACGTCATTGCAGCTCACCTGGCCGGTCGGGCACGCAGACGAGCCGCCATTGCCACCGCTGCCCCCCGTCGGTTCGAACTGATCGAAATCCTGGGTACAGCTCGCGACACCCAGGCCCGCGAGGGCCAAGGCCATGAGGGCAGACAAAACACCAAACCGCATCGACGCCTCCGTCGGGGAAAACCGCGACCTCGGGCACGATTATCCAGATCGGCGGAAAGTTCAATTGTTTTGTCGATGTACGCCCGGCAGGAGGGGGGCGCGCCGGCCGCAAAAACGGAGGCGTCGTCAGATTTCGGCCTTCACGGCCGTCGCCTCGGTCTTGCCGAAGATCCGCGTGAGGACGACGTAGAGGGCACCCGAGACGAAGAAGCCCACGAACCAGGCATAGTTGTAGAGCTTCATCCACATCGGGTCGACGGTCATGACCTTGATCGTCCCGAGGAACCCCGGCAGGTTCGGCAGGATGCCCGCGCAGAGGGCGATGATCGCCGCCAGGTTGAAGCCGCCCCGGTACCAGTAGGAGCCCTCGCGCACGTAGAGCTGCACGAGGTCGAGCTTCGTTTTGCGGATGATGAAATAATCCGCGATGAGAATACCGCCGATCGCGCCGAGCAGCGCCGAATACCCGACGAGCCACGTGAAGATGTACCCCGACGGGTCCGAAACGAGCCGCCAGGGCTGGATCAGAATGCCGATCACGCCCGTGATGAAGCCGCCCGTGCGGAAGGAGATGCCCTTCGGCCAGAGGTTCGCGAAATCGTTCGCCGGGCTCACCACGTTCGCCGCGATGTTCGTGGCGAGCGTCGCGATGCAGAGCGAGAAGAGCGCGACCACGAGCAGGACCGGGTTCTTGAACTTCGTGATGAGCACGACCGGATCCCAGATCGTCTCGCCGTAGATCACCGCCGTCGCCGAGGTGACCGCCACGCCGATGAACGAATAGAGGCCCATCGTGGTGGGCAGCCCGAGCGCCTGCCCCACGACCTGATCCCGCTGCGAATACGCGTACCGCGTGAAATCAGGGATGTTCAGCGAGAGCGTCGCCCAGAAGCCGATCATGCCCGTGAGCGCGGGGAAGAAGAACGACCAGAACTGGCCCTCTTTTTTCCCGCCCGCGGCGAACGCCGAGGGCGTGTCGAGCATCGGCCCGAACCCGCCCGCCTTGCCATAGGCCCACGCGAGCAGCGCGAGCCCGAGCGCGATGAGCAAGGGGGCTTTGATGTTCAGGAGGACCCGGATCGAATCGATCCCCTTGTGGATGACCCACATGTTGATCCCCCAGAAAAACAGGAAGCAGAGGAGCTGGGGGACGCTGATGCCGAGGATGTCCGCGGGCGCGCTCTCCCACGAGGGGACGAACACGGCGATGATCTTGTAAATCGCCCAGCCCCCGATCCACGCCTGGATCCCGAACCAGCCGCACGCGACGAGCGCGCGCAGGATCGCCGGGATGTTCGCGCCGAGAATGCCAAACGACGGGCGGCAGTACACCGGGAAAGGAATGCCGTACTTGGTGCCCGCGTGCGCATTCAAGATCATCGGCAAGAGGACGATCGTGTTGCCGAGGAAAATCGTCACCACGGCCTGCCACCAGCTCATCCCCTCGGCGATGAGCGAGGAGGCGAGCATGTACGTGGGCACGCAGGCCGACATCGAGATCCAGAGCGCGGCGATGTCCTTCATCGCCCACTTGCGATCCTTGATCCGTGTCGGTTCGAGGTCGTGGTTGATGTAGGGCGAGACGATCTCGCCCTCGATCTCGTGAATGTCACCGGAGACGCGGACGGCGAGGCGAGCGTCGGTCGTCATGGAGGGCCCCCGCAGAGATGGGATCTGATCAGCCGCTAACGTTTGGCACGCTCGACCTCGGTGACGTGAAGGCCCCCGGGGACGAAATCGGCGCCGCGCTGGACACGATCGTTCCAGCTCTCGTTCGGTTTGCCCGAGGGCACTTCCTTCATCGTGATGCAGCCCGAGACGGGGCAAACGAGCTGGCAAAGATTGCAGCCGATGCACTCGTCATCGTCGACGAACGGGACGCGCGCGCCCGGCGCCCCTCCCCTCGCCGTGACCGCGCGGTCCGGGATGAGCTTCGGGATGTGGGTATGCCCGGCCTTGCGCGCCTGCTCCTCGGTGCGGCCAGGCAGGTGGATGCACTGGTGCGCGCCGTCCATGCAGGCGACGTAGCAGAGCTGGCAGCCGATGCATTTGTCGGTCGAGATGTCCGCGACGACACGATAGCCGAGGTCGAGCTCGCCCCAGTTCTTGTATTGCGGCGCGGCCCGGCCCCGGAGGTCCAGGATCGATTTCATGCCCTTCGAATCGAGGAAATCGTTCAGGCCCTCGATCATGTCCTCGACGATGCGGTAGCCATAATGCATGACCGCCGTGCAAACCTGCACGCTCGTGCAGCCGAGCGCGATGAACTCGGCCGCGTCGCGCCAGTTCGAGATGCCGCCGATGCCCGAGATCGGGAGCTTCGCGACGTACGGATGCCGCGTCAATTCGCCGACCATGTGCAGCGCGACGGGCTTGACCGCCGGTCCGCAATAACCGCCGTTCGTCGAGGCGTTCCCGACGCGCGGCAAGGGCACCATCCGGTCGAGGTCGATGGCCATGATCGACTTGATCGTATTGATCAAGGAGATCCCATGCGCCCCGGATTCGAGCACCGCCTCGCCCGGCTCGACGATGTCCGTCACGTTCGGGCTGAGCTTGACGATGACCGGCTTCGTCGCGAATTCGACGGCCCAGCGCGCGATTTCCCGGAGCACCTTCGGCTCCGAGCTCACGGCCGAGCCCATCCCGCGCTCGCACATGCCGTGCGGGCAGCCGAAATTCAGCTCGTGGCCGTCCGAGCCCGCCTCCTCGGCGCGCTGGATGATCTCCTTCCACTCCTCCTTCGTCTCGACCATGAGCGAAGTGATGACGGCGTGGTTCGGGTAGCGGCGCTTGACTTCGCGAATCTCGCGGAGGTTCACTTCGAGCGGGCGGTCCGTGATGAGCTCGATGTTGTTGAGCCCCATCATGCGCGTATTGCCGTAATCGATGCCGCCAAACCGGCTCGACACGTTGACGATCGGGTTGCCGAGCGTCTTCCACACGGCGCCGCCCCAGCCGGCGTCGAACGCGCGCATGACCTGGTCGCCCGTGTTCGTGGGCGGCGCCGAGGCGAGCCAGAACGGGTTCGGGCTCTTGATACCCGCGAAATCAATCGATAGATCTGCCATGTCTCAGGCTCCCACGCCCATCAGGTACGCGTGCATGCTCGTGACCGCGATCTTCGCCTCGCCGACCGCGTTCACGACCTCTTTGCCGCCGTTGACGCAATCGCCGGCGCTCCAGACCTTGGGGTTGCCGGTGCGGTAGGTCTTCGGATCGACGATGACCCGGCCGCGCATGTCGAGCTCGACGCCCGGGAACGAGCGCGCGACCTCGGTCATGCGGCTCTGGCCGACCGCGACGACCACGAGGTCCGCCCGGAGGTCTTCCTCGGTGCCGGCGACGGGCTTTTTGTCCTCGGTCCGGATCACGCGCATGCCCGTGACCTTGCCCATGTTGTCCCGTAAAACCGCGACCGGGGAGCGCTCGCAGAGGACCTTCATGCCGTCGACGCGTCCGCTCGCGAGCTCATGCTCGTAAGCCGAGAGGTCTTCCTCGCCGCCGCGATAGAGCATGGTCGCGTCGATGCCGAGCAAGGCGAGCTCGTGCGCGACGTCGACGGCCGTATTGCCGCCGCCGACGACGATCACCCGGTCGACGCCCTTGAAGCGCAGCGTCGGGTCGGCCTTGAGCCGCTCGATGAGGTGCGTCGCGCCCACCACGCCGCCGCCGTCCTCGCCGGGGATCTTGAGGCGCGAATCCGGGCCGAGGCCGAGGCCGAGGAAGACCGCGTCGTATTGCCGAAGCAGCGCCGAGGCCGAGACCTCCTCGGGCGAGCCCGAGACGGGGACGATCTCCACACCCTGAAAAAGCTCGACGTTTCCGAGCGAGAGCACCCAGGTGATCTCCTGGAGCGCGTCCTCGACCTTCATCTTGTACGGGGCGATGCCCAGCGTATTGAGGCCGCCCGGCAGGAGCTTCTTTTCGTAAATGGCCGCCTCGTGCCCTTCGAGCGCGAGCCAGCCGGCCGCCGCGATGGACGCCGGGCCCGCGCCGACGAGCGCGATGCGCTTGCCCGTCGGCGCCTTGGGCTTGAAGATCTGCGGATCCTCGGCGAGCGCCTTCTCCACGGCATACCGCTGGAGCCGGCCGATCTTGATCGGATCGCGATGCCAGTCGTTGTAGACGCAAGCGCCGGCGCAGAGGACCTCCACCGGACATACCTGGCCACACGACTTGCCGAGCAGGTTCTGCGAGAGAATGGTGCGCGCCGCGCCCTTGACGTTGCCCGTGCCGATCTTCCGGATGAACGTGGGAATGTCGATCGCGGTCGGGCACGCCTTGATGCAGGGCGCGTCCACGCAATACAGGCATCGGTTCGCCTCGGCGATGGCCTCGGCGTCCTCGTACGGCGGCTTCTTGTCCTCGTAAAGGACCTCGAGCCGATCCCCCTCGACGTCCGGGATGTGCGGCGAATGATGGGTCATCGGACCTCCCTTGCGGCAGCCGGCGCCTCGAGCTTGCGCGGGAGATAACGCCCCGCGCCGCGCACGACGTCGAGCTTGCCGTCCTTGTATTGGACGCGGCCGTGGACGATGGTGTGGCTCACCTTGCCCTTGACCTCGAATCCCTCGAAGATGTTGCGATCGCAGCGGTGGTGGTGCGTCTTCGCCGAAATGACGCTCGACCCCTTGGGATCGAAGATCACGATGTCGGCGTCGGCGCCCGGCACGATCGCGCCCTTGCGCGGATAGAGGCCGAAAATCTTCGCGGGCTGCGTGGAGAAGAGATCAACGAAGCGGTTCACGTCGATGTGGCCGCCGAGGACGCCGTAGGTCCAGAGCAGGCCGAGGCGATTCTCGATGCCCGCCGCGCCGTTCGGGATCTTCGTGAAATTGTCCCGGCCCATGTCCTTCTGGCCGACCTGATTGAACGGGCAATGGTCCGTCGCGACCACTTGAATGAGCCCCGAGGCGATGCCCGCCCAGAGCGCTTCCTGGTGGCCCTTCGGCCGGATCGGCGGGCTCATGACGTACGCCGCGCCCTCGAAATCGGGCTTGTCGTAGACCGAATCGTCGAGGATCAGGTATTGCGGGCACGTTTCGGCGAAGACGAGCTGGCCGCGCCGGCGCGCGTCGGTGACGGCGTCGAGCGCCTCGCGACACGTGAGGTGGACGATGTAAATGGGCTCGCCGATCATACGCGCCATCATGATCGCGCGGTTCGTCGCCTCGCCCTCGACGGGCGAGGGGCGCGAGAGGGCGTGGTACTTCGGGTCGAGCTTGCCCTCGGCCACGAGCTTCTTCTGCAAGGCGACGACGACATCGCCGTGCTCGGCGTGCACCGTGACGAGCGCGCCGAGGTCCTTCGCCGTCTGCATGACCTGGATGAGCTCGACGTCGTCGACGCCGATCGCGCCGCGATAGGCCATGAACGTCTTGAAGGAGGGAATGCCCTCCTCGCGGACGCATTGCTCCATCTCGGACTTCGTGCGGTCGCCCCACCAGGTGACCGCCATGTGGAAGGCATAATCGGCGACGGCCTTCTTCGCCTTCTCCTTCCACATGGCCAGGCCGTCGAGCAAATGCTGGCCGCGCGCAGGGATGACGAAATCGATGATCGACGTGGTGCCGCCGGCGACGCCCGCCGCGGTGCCCGTCTCGAAATCGTCGGAGCTCTCCGTGCCCATGAACGGCAGCTCCATGTGCACGTGCGCGTCGATGCCGCCCGGGAAGACGAGCTGGCCCGAGGCGTCGATGACGACGTCGTCCGCGCCCTGCTTCACGAGCCCGGACCCGACCGCCACGATCTTGTCGCCATCGCAATACACGTCGCCGACAAACTTGTCGGACGCGGTGACGATCTCGCCATTCTTGATCAGGATGCCCATCTCGTCCTCCCGAACGCCCCTCGATCAGGGCAAGAGCTTGACCATGTCCTCGTACGTCTCGGGCCGGCGGTCGCGATAGAACTGCCAGGTGCGCCGCACTTCCTCGATCAGGTCGAGGTCCATCTCCGCGACGACGAGCTCGTCACGGTCCTCGCTTCCGACGGCGAGGAAATTGCCCCGCGGATCGCAGAAATAGCTGGTCCCGTAGAATTTGCCGATGTTCCACGGCGCCTCGGTGCCGACGCGGTTACTCGCCGCGATGTAATACCCGTTCGCCACGGCGTGCGCGGGCTGCTCCAGCTTCCAGAGGTATTGGGACAAACCGGCCACGGTCGCCGAGGGGTTGAAGACGATCTCGGCGCCGTTCAGGCCGAGCAGGCGCGCGCCCTCGGGGAAATGGCGGTCGTAGCAGATGTAGACGCCGATCTTCGCATACCGCGTCTGGAACGTGGGATACCCGAGGTTGCCCGGCTTGAAGAAATATTTCTCCCAGAAGCCGTTCGTCTGCGGGATGTGGTTCTTCCGGTATTTGCCGAGGTACGTCCCGTCCGCGTCGATGACGGCCGCCGTGTTGTAATACACGCCGGCCTGCTCCCGCTCGTAGACGGGAATGATCATCGCCATCTGGTACTTCTTCGCGTACTCGGCGAGGCGCGTGACCGTGGGGCCGTTCGGGACTGCCTCAGCCGTGTCGCACCATTTCGCGTCCTGCGAGGGGCAGAAATACGGGGTGTTGAAGACCTCCTGCAAGCAGAGGATCTGCACGCCCTTCTTGCCCGCCTCCTCGATGTACGGGAGGTGCTTTTCGTACATCGCGTCGCGGATCGCGAGCACCGAGGCGCTCGGATCATTGAGCGGATTGCTACACTGGATGAGCCCGCCGATGACTTTCCTGGCCATTAGAACCACCTCTCGATGACGATCTTGCGCTCGGTGTAGAAGTCGACGCCGGCCGCGCCGTGCGCCTTCGTGTCACCATAGAGGCTCGCCTTCTGGCCGCCGAACGGGAAGAAGGCCATGGGCGCCGCGACGCCGATGTTCACGCCGACCATGCCCGCCTCGACACGAGCGCCGAACTCGCGCGCGGCCTTGCCGTTCGTCGTGTAGATGCTCGACGCGTTGCCGTATTCGCTCGCATTCGCGAGCCGGATCGCCTCGTCGAGGTCCTTCGCCCGCATGAAACACGCGACCGGCCCGAAGATCTCCTCGCGCCCGATCACCATGTCGGGGCGCACGTCCTCGAAGATCGTCGGCCCGATCCAGTTGCCATCCGGCAGGCCCTCCACCGTCGCGTTGCGGCCGTCGAGCACGAGCCGCGCGCCCTCCTGGATGCCCTTCTCGATGTACGAGAGCACGCGGTCCTTGTGCGCCCCCGAGACGACGGGGCCGAGCGTGGTGCCGGGCGCCTTGCCGTCGCCGAGCACGAG
Protein-coding sequences here:
- the preA gene encoding NAD-dependent dihydropyrimidine dehydrogenase subunit PreA, with product MADLSIDFAGIKSPNPFWLASAPPTNTGDQVMRAFDAGWGGAVWKTLGNPIVNVSSRFGGIDYGNTRMMGLNNIELITDRPLEVNLREIREVKRRYPNHAVITSLMVETKEEWKEIIQRAEEAGSDGHELNFGCPHGMCERGMGSAVSSEPKVLREIARWAVEFATKPVIVKLSPNVTDIVEPGEAVLESGAHGISLINTIKSIMAIDLDRMVPLPRVGNASTNGGYCGPAVKPVALHMVGELTRHPYVAKLPISGIGGISNWRDAAEFIALGCTSVQVCTAVMHYGYRIVEDMIEGLNDFLDSKGMKSILDLRGRAAPQYKNWGELDLGYRVVADISTDKCIGCQLCYVACMDGAHQCIHLPGRTEEQARKAGHTHIPKLIPDRAVTARGGAPGARVPFVDDDECIGCNLCQLVCPVSGCITMKEVPSGKPNESWNDRVQRGADFVPGGLHVTEVERAKR
- a CDS encoding FAD-dependent oxidoreductase; translated protein: MTHHSPHIPDVEGDRLEVLYEDKKPPYEDAEAIAEANRCLYCVDAPCIKACPTAIDIPTFIRKIGTGNVKGAARTILSQNLLGKSCGQVCPVEVLCAGACVYNDWHRDPIKIGRLQRYAVEKALAEDPQIFKPKAPTGKRIALVGAGPASIAAAGWLALEGHEAAIYEKKLLPGGLNTLGIAPYKMKVEDALQEITWVLSLGNVELFQGVEIVPVSGSPEEVSASALLRQYDAVFLGLGLGPDSRLKIPGEDGGGVVGATHLIERLKADPTLRFKGVDRVIVVGGGNTAVDVAHELALLGIDATMLYRGGEEDLSAYEHELASGRVDGMKVLCERSPVAVLRDNMGKVTGMRVIRTEDKKPVAGTEEDLRADLVVVAVGQSRMTEVARSFPGVELDMRGRVIVDPKTYRTGNPKVWSAGDCVNGGKEVVNAVGEAKIAVTSMHAYLMGVGA
- the hydA gene encoding dihydropyrimidinase, yielding MGILIKNGEIVTASDKFVGDVYCDGDKIVAVGSGLVKQGADDVVIDASGQLVFPGGIDAHVHMELPFMGTESSDDFETGTAAGVAGGTTSIIDFVIPARGQHLLDGLAMWKEKAKKAVADYAFHMAVTWWGDRTKSEMEQCVREEGIPSFKTFMAYRGAIGVDDVELIQVMQTAKDLGALVTVHAEHGDVVVALQKKLVAEGKLDPKYHALSRPSPVEGEATNRAIMMARMIGEPIYIVHLTCREALDAVTDARRRGQLVFAETCPQYLILDDSVYDKPDFEGAAYVMSPPIRPKGHQEALWAGIASGLIQVVATDHCPFNQVGQKDMGRDNFTKIPNGAAGIENRLGLLWTYGVLGGHIDVNRFVDLFSTQPAKIFGLYPRKGAIVPGADADIVIFDPKGSSVISAKTHHHRCDRNIFEGFEVKGKVSHTIVHGRVQYKDGKLDVVRGAGRYLPRKLEAPAAAREVR
- a CDS encoding nitrilase-related carbon-nitrogen hydrolase, encoding MARKVIGGLIQCSNPLNDPSASVLAIRDAMYEKHLPYIEEAGKKGVQILCLQEVFNTPYFCPSQDAKWCDTAEAVPNGPTVTRLAEYAKKYQMAMIIPVYEREQAGVYYNTAAVIDADGTYLGKYRKNHIPQTNGFWEKYFFKPGNLGYPTFQTRYAKIGVYICYDRHFPEGARLLGLNGAEIVFNPSATVAGLSQYLWKLEQPAHAVANGYYIAASNRVGTEAPWNIGKFYGTSYFCDPRGNFLAVGSEDRDELVVAEMDLDLIEEVRRTWQFYRDRRPETYEDMVKLLP